A genomic segment from Odontesthes bonariensis isolate fOdoBon6 chromosome 8, fOdoBon6.hap1, whole genome shotgun sequence encodes:
- the LOC142385500 gene encoding uncharacterized protein LOC142385500 isoform X1 → MASSEEEFKSSNTVEPNSLQDNDEALSTTANREKPLSCGQCGKPFTLKSALIRHQHIHSGVKPFICGQCGKAFTRKSTLTSHQRIHSGVKPFSCGQCGKAFTHKSDLTEHQRIHSGVKPFICGQCGKAFTDKSSLTKHQHIHSGVKPFICGQCGKAFTRKSALVSHEHIHSGVKPFICGQCGKAFTDQSALTKHQRSHSVVKPFSCGQCGKTFTQKSALIRHQHIHSGVKPFSCGQCGRAFTRKSTLTRHQSIHSGVKPLICGQCGKAFTRKSTLTSHQRIHSGVKPFSCGQCGKAFTYKSTLILHQHIHSGVKPFICGQCGKAFTDKSALTKHQRSHSGVKPFSCGQCGKAFTCKSTLTKHQHIHSGVKPFSCGQCGKAFTNKSTLITHQRIHSGFKPFSCDQCGKAFNQKNYLITHQCIHSGVKPFSCGQCGKAFTQKSALIRHQRIHSGVKPFGCGQCGKSFGYFSALKKHQLVCNGAQICSDSQCDENLTTPRGFHQQSHGRKRRSKKNHCELQKQSGSDGPSS, encoded by the exons ATGGCTTCTTCAGAAGAG GAGTTTAAAAGCTCAAACACAGTGGAACCTAATTCCCTTCAGGATAATGATGAAGCTCTGTCAACAACAGCAAACAGAGAGAAACCactcagttgtggacagtgtgggaagccTTTTACTCTGAAAAGTGCCTTAATAAGACATCaacatatccacagtggagttaaaccttttatttgtggacagtgtgggaaggcttttactcgtAAAAGCACCTTAACAAgtcatcaacgtatccacagtggagttaaacctttcagttgtggacagtgtgggaaggcatTTACTCATAAAAGTGACTTAACAgaacatcaacgtatccacagtggagttaaacctttcatttgtggacagtgtgggaaggcttttactgataaaagttccttaacaaaacatcaacatatccacagtggagttaaaccttttatttgtggacagtgtgggaaggctttcaCTCGTAAAAGTGCCTTAGTATCACATGaacatatccacagtggagttaaacctttcatttgtggacagtgtgggaaggcttttactgatcAAAGTGccttaacaaaacatcaacgTAGCCACAGTGttgttaaacctttcagttgtggacagtgtgggaagacttttactcagaaaagtgccttaataagacatcaacatatccacagtggagttaaacctttcagttgtggacagtgtgggaggGCTTTCACTCGTAAAAGCACCTTAACAAGACATCAaagtatccacagtggagttaaacctttaatttgtggacagtgtgggaaggcttttactcgtAAAAGCACCTTAACAAgtcatcaacgtatccacagtggagttaaacctttcagttgtggacagtgtgggaaggcttttacctATAAAAGTACCTTAATATTACATCaacatatccacagtggagttaaacctttcatttgtggacagtgtgggaaggcttttactgataaaagtgccttaacaaaacatcaacgtagccacagtggagttaaacctttcagttgtggacagtgtgggaaggcttttacttgTAAAAGCAccttaacaaaacatcaacatatccacagtggagttaaacctttcagttgtggacagtgtgggaaggcttttactaaTAAAAGtaccttaataacacatcaacgtatccacagtggatttaaacctttcagttgtgaccagtgtgggaaggcttttaatcagaaaaattacttaataacacatcaatgtatccacagtggagttaaacctttcagttgtggacagtgtgggaaggcttttactcagaaaagtgccttaataagacatcaacgtatccacagtggagttaaacctttcggttgtggacagtgtgggaagtccTTTGGTTACTTCTCTGCCTTAAAAAAACATCAGCTTGTCTGCAATGGAGCACAAATATGCAGTGATTCCCAGTGTGATGAAAATTTAACGACTCCACGTGGCTTTCACCAACAAAGCCACGGCAGAAAGAGACGATCCAAGAAGAATCACTGTGAG CTTCAGAAGCAGAGCGGCTCAGATGGACCCAGTTCTTAG
- the LOC142385500 gene encoding uncharacterized protein LOC142385500 isoform X2: MASSEEEFKSSNTVEPNSLQDNDEALSTTANREKPLSCGQCGKPFTLKSALIRHQHIHSGVKPFICGQCGKAFTRKSTLTSHQRIHSGVKPFSCGQCGKAFTHKSDLTEHQRIHSGVKPFICGQCGKAFTDKSSLTKHQHIHSGVKPFICGQCGKAFTRKSALVSHEHIHSGVKPFICGQCGKAFTDQSALTKHQRSHSVVKPFSCGQCGKTFTQKSALIRHQHIHSGVKPFSCGQCGRAFTRKSTLTRHQSIHSGVKPLICGQCGKAFTRKSTLTSHQRIHSGVKPFSCGQCGKAFTYKSTLILHQHIHSGVKPFICGQCGKAFTDKSALTKHQRSHSGVKPFSCGQCGKAFTCKSTLTKHQHIHSGVKPFSCGQCGKAFTNKSTLITHQRIHSGFKPFSCDQCGKAFNQKNYLITHQCIHSGVKPFSCGQCGKAFTQKSALIRHQRIHSGVKPFGCGQCGKSFGYFSALKKHQLVCNGAQICSDSQCDENLTTPRGFHQQSHGRKRRSKKNHCEVCTSNTYFPIF; the protein is encoded by the exons ATGGCTTCTTCAGAAGAG GAGTTTAAAAGCTCAAACACAGTGGAACCTAATTCCCTTCAGGATAATGATGAAGCTCTGTCAACAACAGCAAACAGAGAGAAACCactcagttgtggacagtgtgggaagccTTTTACTCTGAAAAGTGCCTTAATAAGACATCaacatatccacagtggagttaaaccttttatttgtggacagtgtgggaaggcttttactcgtAAAAGCACCTTAACAAgtcatcaacgtatccacagtggagttaaacctttcagttgtggacagtgtgggaaggcatTTACTCATAAAAGTGACTTAACAgaacatcaacgtatccacagtggagttaaacctttcatttgtggacagtgtgggaaggcttttactgataaaagttccttaacaaaacatcaacatatccacagtggagttaaaccttttatttgtggacagtgtgggaaggctttcaCTCGTAAAAGTGCCTTAGTATCACATGaacatatccacagtggagttaaacctttcatttgtggacagtgtgggaaggcttttactgatcAAAGTGccttaacaaaacatcaacgTAGCCACAGTGttgttaaacctttcagttgtggacagtgtgggaagacttttactcagaaaagtgccttaataagacatcaacatatccacagtggagttaaacctttcagttgtggacagtgtgggaggGCTTTCACTCGTAAAAGCACCTTAACAAGACATCAaagtatccacagtggagttaaacctttaatttgtggacagtgtgggaaggcttttactcgtAAAAGCACCTTAACAAgtcatcaacgtatccacagtggagttaaacctttcagttgtggacagtgtgggaaggcttttacctATAAAAGTACCTTAATATTACATCaacatatccacagtggagttaaacctttcatttgtggacagtgtgggaaggcttttactgataaaagtgccttaacaaaacatcaacgtagccacagtggagttaaacctttcagttgtggacagtgtgggaaggcttttacttgTAAAAGCAccttaacaaaacatcaacatatccacagtggagttaaacctttcagttgtggacagtgtgggaaggcttttactaaTAAAAGtaccttaataacacatcaacgtatccacagtggatttaaacctttcagttgtgaccagtgtgggaaggcttttaatcagaaaaattacttaataacacatcaatgtatccacagtggagttaaacctttcagttgtggacagtgtgggaaggcttttactcagaaaagtgccttaataagacatcaacgtatccacagtggagttaaacctttcggttgtggacagtgtgggaagtccTTTGGTTACTTCTCTGCCTTAAAAAAACATCAGCTTGTCTGCAATGGAGCACAAATATGCAGTGATTCCCAGTGTGATGAAAATTTAACGACTCCACGTGGCTTTCACCAACAAAGCCACGGCAGAAAGAGACGATCCAAGAAGAATCACTGTGAGGTATGTACATCAAACACTTATTTTCCCATCTTCTGA